The following proteins are co-located in the Streptomyces sp. DT2A-34 genome:
- a CDS encoding DsbA family protein translates to MRIEVWADMVCPWAYIGKRRLEKALACPALAGLDAEVVWRPYRIDPTAPSQATPVDESSAAAVADGAAASCTLGPSPAQSRVLVSQVAAEEGFGPEWGAAWRAGSFDAHHLLTLAYEHGGSVLQDQVAEQVLKAHFLDHLDISDRRLLQGIADRAGFPGGALLDSGAADREVRELLLIGKARGIATSPTIVVGDRALAGAQPAEVMADFLTEAAGVRTREIPEEVQRLRWSESLLDQRDPLGALTLLQPLLARHGDDLNVRRLAARGYFHSAQLSRAHDVLRQLVADAPDDSYTRLMLGRTLQRLGRSEEAAVHLKMAAAMTPEFA, encoded by the coding sequence ATGCGAATCGAAGTGTGGGCGGACATGGTCTGCCCGTGGGCCTACATCGGCAAGCGGCGCCTGGAGAAGGCGCTGGCCTGCCCGGCGCTGGCCGGCCTCGACGCCGAGGTGGTGTGGCGGCCGTACCGGATCGACCCGACCGCTCCCTCGCAGGCCACCCCGGTGGACGAGTCGTCCGCCGCCGCGGTTGCGGACGGCGCCGCGGCCTCATGCACCCTCGGTCCGTCTCCGGCGCAGAGCCGGGTGCTCGTTTCTCAGGTCGCCGCCGAGGAGGGGTTCGGCCCGGAGTGGGGAGCCGCCTGGCGGGCCGGCAGCTTTGACGCCCACCATCTCCTCACCCTGGCCTACGAACACGGCGGCAGCGTCCTGCAGGACCAGGTCGCCGAGCAGGTCCTGAAGGCGCACTTCCTCGACCACCTCGACATCAGCGACCGCCGCCTGCTCCAGGGCATCGCCGACCGGGCCGGGTTCCCCGGCGGCGCGCTCCTGGACAGCGGAGCCGCCGACCGCGAGGTACGTGAACTCCTCCTGATCGGCAAGGCCCGGGGCATCGCGACCTCGCCCACGATCGTGGTCGGCGACCGGGCGCTCGCCGGCGCACAGCCTGCCGAGGTGATGGCCGACTTCCTCACCGAGGCAGCGGGCGTACGCACGCGGGAGATACCCGAAGAGGTCCAGCGCCTGCGCTGGTCGGAATCCCTGCTGGACCAGCGCGACCCCTTGGGCGCCCTCACCCTGCTCCAGCCTCTGCTCGCCCGCCACGGCGACGACCTGAACGTCCGACGCCTCGCCGCCCGCGGCTACTTCCACTCGGCCCAGCTGTCACGGGCCCACGATGTGCTGCGGCAGCTGGTCGCGGACGCGCCGGACGACTCGTATACGAGGCTGATGCTCGGGCGTACTCTCCAGCGCCTCGGCAGAAGCGAAGAAGCAGCTGTGCACCTGAAGATGGCAGCAGCCATGACACCCGAGTTCGCCTGA
- a CDS encoding DUF2630 family protein, giving the protein MQERDIYRRIDELVREEHELRDGQADTTADRRSRLTTVEQTLDQCWDLLRQRAARREFGQDPDEAHVREARTVERYQQ; this is encoded by the coding sequence GTGCAGGAACGGGACATCTACCGCCGCATCGACGAGCTCGTACGCGAGGAACACGAACTGCGTGACGGGCAGGCGGACACCACCGCCGACAGGCGATCCCGGCTCACGACCGTGGAACAGACCCTCGACCAGTGCTGGGACCTGCTGCGCCAGCGTGCCGCCCGCCGCGAGTTCGGCCAGGACCCCGATGAGGCCCACGTCCGCGAGGCCCGCACCGTCGAGCGCTACCAGCAGTGA
- the trxA gene encoding thioredoxin, protein MSTLELTKENFDEIVSKNDFVLVDFWAEWCPPCRMFGPVFEAASERHPDLVFGKVDTEAQPELAQAFSVQSIPTLAIIRDKVAIFSQPGALPESALEDLIAQSRKIDMDEVRKQIAEEQKKQGQ, encoded by the coding sequence GTGAGCACTCTGGAACTCACCAAGGAGAACTTCGACGAGATCGTGTCGAAGAACGACTTCGTCCTCGTCGACTTCTGGGCGGAATGGTGCCCGCCGTGCCGCATGTTCGGCCCGGTCTTCGAGGCCGCGTCGGAGCGTCACCCCGATCTCGTCTTCGGCAAGGTCGACACCGAGGCGCAGCCGGAGCTCGCGCAGGCTTTCTCCGTCCAGTCGATCCCGACGCTTGCGATCATCCGGGACAAGGTCGCCATTTTCTCCCAGCCCGGCGCGCTGCCCGAGTCCGCCCTGGAGGACCTGATCGCACAGTCGCGGAAGATCGACATGGACGAGGTGCGTAAGCAGATCGCCGAGGAGCAGAAGAAGCAGGGGCAGTAG
- a CDS encoding SDR family NAD(P)-dependent oxidoreductase: protein MGKLDGKTAVITGGSSGIGLETAKKFVAEGAYVYITGRREEELAKAEAEIGDNVATVRGDIADLDDLDRLWARVKEERGSVDIIFSNAGIAEAATLPQATPEHFDKVFSINARGTFFTVQKALPLLNDGGSIVLMSGVGHRLGWPDFTAYSASKAAVRSYARSWAAELKGRGIRVNSVSPGPVETPILDGLYAGQTAADGEAVRAGLAGTVPMGRLAEPEEIAKAVLFLASDDNSYMTGADLPVDGGSTQL, encoded by the coding sequence ATGGGCAAGCTGGACGGCAAGACCGCGGTCATCACGGGTGGCAGCAGCGGCATCGGCCTGGAGACCGCGAAGAAGTTCGTCGCCGAGGGCGCGTACGTCTACATCACCGGCCGGCGCGAGGAGGAGCTCGCCAAGGCCGAGGCCGAGATCGGCGACAACGTCGCCACCGTGCGGGGCGACATCGCCGACCTCGACGACCTCGACCGGCTGTGGGCGCGGGTGAAGGAGGAGCGCGGCTCCGTCGACATCATCTTCAGCAACGCCGGCATCGCCGAGGCGGCCACCCTGCCCCAGGCCACGCCCGAGCACTTCGACAAGGTCTTCTCCATCAACGCCCGCGGCACCTTCTTCACCGTGCAGAAGGCGTTGCCCCTGCTCAACGACGGAGGATCCATCGTCCTCATGTCGGGTGTCGGCCACCGGCTGGGCTGGCCCGACTTCACGGCCTACTCGGCCAGCAAGGCCGCCGTGCGCTCCTACGCCCGCAGCTGGGCCGCCGAACTCAAGGGCCGCGGCATCCGGGTCAACTCCGTCAGCCCCGGGCCGGTCGAGACCCCCATCCTCGACGGCCTGTACGCCGGCCAGACCGCCGCCGACGGCGAGGCCGTGCGCGCCGGACTCGCCGGCACCGTCCCCATGGGCCGCCTGGCCGAACCGGAGGAGATCGCGAAAGCCGTCCTGTTCCTCGCCTCCGACGACAACAGCTACATGACCGGAGCCGACCTGCCCGTCGACGGCGGCAGCACCCAGCTCTGA
- a CDS encoding TetR/AcrR family transcriptional regulator — translation MPRGRKRMFDEDAALQTAMELFWRQGYEGTSIADITQALGIQPPSLYAAFGSKRELFEKALDRYMARPTADLREAMARPTAREVALHLLTSRVEAFIAPGLPRGCMTVRAGLACGEAHSDVVDLLAAVREETRKTVLERFEKAVADGDLPAGTDCGALARCLMATIYGLSVEAASGAPREELLAAATFAAQLVPAG, via the coding sequence ATGCCGAGAGGACGCAAGCGCATGTTCGACGAGGACGCCGCGCTGCAGACGGCCATGGAACTGTTCTGGCGCCAGGGGTACGAAGGCACCTCGATCGCCGACATCACGCAGGCACTCGGCATCCAGCCGCCCAGCCTGTACGCGGCCTTCGGCAGCAAACGAGAGCTGTTCGAGAAGGCGCTCGACCGGTACATGGCCAGGCCGACCGCCGATCTGCGGGAGGCTATGGCGCGGCCGACCGCTCGCGAGGTCGCGCTGCATCTCCTGACGAGCAGGGTGGAGGCGTTCATTGCCCCCGGTTTGCCGCGCGGCTGCATGACCGTGCGGGCGGGGCTCGCGTGCGGCGAGGCGCACAGCGACGTCGTCGACCTTCTCGCGGCCGTGCGGGAAGAGACTCGGAAGACGGTGCTGGAGCGGTTCGAGAAGGCGGTCGCCGACGGTGACCTGCCGGCCGGGACCGACTGCGGCGCCCTGGCCCGCTGCCTCATGGCCACCATCTACGGGCTCAGTGTCGAGGCCGCGTCCGGCGCCCCGCGGGAGGAGCTGCTGGCGGCTGCCACCTTCGCCGCGCAGCTGGTACCGGCCGGCTGA
- a CDS encoding MalY/PatB family protein, which yields MTPEIFSPGAVNPLRRLTLDQLRCRTSLKWRTYPEDVLPLWVAEMDVPLAEPVVEAIQDAVALGDTGYPAGSRYAEALAAFASRRWGWDGLAVERTAIVPDVMLGVVEMLKLVSGPGDPVIVNPPVYPPFYQFVENTGRPVIEAPLGADRRIDLGALEAAFGRALQGGGRPVYLLCSPHNPTGTVHSADELAGVAALARTHGVRVVADEIHAPIVAAGTRFVPYLSVPGAENGLSLMSASKAWNLPGLKAALAIGGPDASDDLARLPEEVSHGPSHLGVIAHTAALRDGGDWLDSLLAGLDDNRRLLADLLAGYLPAVRYEPAQATYLAWLDCRALGLDDDPAAVFLERGRVALSSGAPFGTGGAGFVRLNLATSPEVLTEAVRRMATALA from the coding sequence ATGACTCCCGAGATCTTCTCTCCGGGCGCCGTCAACCCGCTGCGCCGACTCACTCTTGACCAGCTCCGGTGCCGTACGAGCCTGAAGTGGCGGACGTACCCGGAGGACGTGCTGCCGCTGTGGGTCGCCGAGATGGACGTCCCCCTGGCCGAGCCCGTCGTCGAGGCGATCCAGGACGCCGTGGCCCTCGGAGACACCGGCTACCCCGCCGGGAGCCGCTACGCCGAGGCGCTCGCCGCGTTCGCGAGCAGACGATGGGGCTGGGACGGGCTCGCCGTGGAGCGCACCGCCATCGTTCCGGACGTGATGCTGGGCGTCGTCGAAATGCTCAAGCTGGTCTCCGGACCCGGTGATCCGGTGATCGTCAACCCCCCGGTGTACCCGCCGTTCTACCAGTTCGTCGAGAACACGGGACGCCCGGTCATCGAGGCCCCGCTGGGTGCGGACAGGCGGATCGATCTAGGCGCGCTCGAAGCCGCGTTCGGGCGCGCTCTCCAGGGCGGGGGGCGCCCCGTGTACCTGCTGTGCAGTCCGCACAACCCGACCGGCACCGTGCACTCCGCCGATGAGCTGGCAGGCGTGGCGGCGTTGGCACGCACACATGGCGTTCGTGTCGTCGCCGACGAGATTCACGCCCCGATCGTGGCGGCGGGCACCAGGTTCGTCCCGTACCTGAGTGTTCCCGGTGCCGAGAACGGGCTGTCGCTCATGTCGGCATCCAAGGCGTGGAACCTGCCCGGCCTCAAGGCCGCCCTGGCCATCGGAGGCCCCGATGCGTCCGACGACCTCGCGCGCCTTCCCGAAGAGGTCAGCCACGGTCCCAGTCACCTCGGGGTCATCGCCCACACTGCCGCACTGCGGGACGGCGGCGACTGGCTCGACTCCCTGCTCGCCGGCCTCGACGACAACCGACGGCTGCTCGCCGACCTGCTGGCCGGGTATCTGCCCGCCGTGCGCTACGAACCGGCGCAGGCCACCTACTTGGCGTGGCTGGACTGCCGGGCCCTGGGGTTGGACGACGACCCCGCCGCCGTCTTCCTGGAGCGCGGCCGCGTCGCCCTGAGCTCCGGCGCCCCCTTCGGTACTGGCGGCGCCGGCTTTGTCCGCCTCAACCTGGCTACTTCGCCCGAGGTCCTCACCGAGGCGGTGCGGCGCATGGCCACCGCTCTCGCCTGA
- a CDS encoding TetR/AcrR family transcriptional regulator, with product MRAAADDLFATEGIPATGVNLLIERADVAKASFYHAFKSKNDLVDDYLERQHNVTIGRLRLIEESDAPLPVKIGRVFDLLSTTAAQSAYRGCAFVVAATEIPRADLPARRWARTHKLAVLSTIRNMIEKAGCADANEISEQIAIIYDGALVTAAIRPEADAIQRGRAMALSIIAAHGLSS from the coding sequence GTGCGCGCCGCCGCCGACGACCTGTTCGCGACTGAGGGAATCCCCGCTACCGGCGTCAACCTGCTGATCGAGCGCGCCGACGTCGCCAAAGCGTCGTTTTACCACGCTTTCAAGAGCAAGAACGATCTTGTCGACGACTACCTGGAGCGGCAGCACAACGTCACGATCGGCCGGCTGCGGCTCATCGAGGAGAGCGACGCCCCCCTGCCGGTCAAGATCGGCAGGGTCTTCGACCTTCTGTCGACCACCGCCGCGCAATCCGCCTACCGAGGGTGCGCCTTCGTGGTTGCCGCGACGGAAATACCCCGGGCTGATCTGCCGGCACGGCGGTGGGCGCGCACGCACAAGCTGGCCGTGCTCTCCACGATCCGCAACATGATCGAGAAGGCCGGCTGCGCCGACGCGAACGAGATCTCCGAACAGATCGCGATCATCTACGACGGCGCGCTGGTCACGGCGGCGATCCGGCCCGAAGCCGACGCGATTCAGCGCGGACGCGCCATGGCGCTGTCGATCATCGCGGCGCACGGCCTTTCGTCGTAG
- a CDS encoding carboxymuconolactone decarboxylase family protein, protein MHYHNSDDASYNRHLRNAAPTAYKGLMEFDKAVFEETDSGLDRRTKELIAVAVAATTQCPYCIDAHVKNAHKEGATEAEVAAAVMISAALRAGGSFTHGWMAMKVLDNA, encoded by the coding sequence ATGCACTACCACAACAGCGATGACGCGAGCTACAACCGCCACCTGCGCAACGCCGCCCCCACCGCCTACAAGGGCCTGATGGAGTTCGACAAGGCGGTGTTCGAAGAGACCGACAGTGGACTCGACCGGCGGACCAAGGAGCTCATCGCCGTTGCCGTTGCCGCGACGACGCAGTGCCCCTACTGCATCGATGCCCACGTCAAGAACGCCCACAAGGAGGGTGCGACCGAAGCCGAGGTGGCCGCGGCCGTCATGATCAGTGCCGCACTGCGGGCCGGCGGCTCGTTCACCCACGGCTGGATGGCCATGAAGGTCCTTGACAACGCGTAA
- a CDS encoding OsmC family protein, with the protein MQAETTMIAAASHVGACRASTSPHFTEGSSITAAVRAEPKLGQATISVNGSWQGGVRLAAQTGAMTQGGERDETRVAKFAMSSDEPAGLLGTDTAVSPGEYVLQALAGCYSATLAALASVQGIELKSVRLELEGDIDFRGFLGTDLSVRPGLQQVRVRLHVDAPDAPREQLEELVALVESRSPIRDTLVNPVDVVTTLA; encoded by the coding sequence GTGCAGGCCGAAACCACCATGATCGCGGCCGCATCGCATGTCGGCGCCTGCCGCGCTTCCACATCCCCGCACTTCACCGAAGGAAGCAGCATCACGGCCGCGGTCCGGGCCGAGCCCAAGCTCGGCCAGGCCACCATCTCCGTCAACGGCTCTTGGCAGGGCGGTGTTCGGCTTGCCGCGCAGACCGGCGCGATGACCCAGGGCGGTGAGCGTGACGAGACGCGCGTCGCGAAGTTCGCGATGAGCAGCGATGAACCCGCCGGGCTGCTGGGCACCGACACCGCAGTCTCCCCCGGGGAGTACGTGCTGCAGGCGCTCGCCGGCTGCTACTCCGCCACGCTCGCCGCCCTCGCCTCCGTGCAGGGCATCGAGCTCAAGAGTGTCCGTCTGGAACTCGAAGGCGATATCGACTTCCGCGGCTTCCTCGGCACCGATCTCTCAGTCCGTCCGGGCCTGCAGCAGGTGCGCGTCCGCCTCCACGTCGACGCCCCGGACGCCCCCCGCGAGCAGCTTGAGGAACTCGTCGCCCTCGTTGAAAGCCGCTCTCCCATCCGCGACACCCTGGTCAACCCAGTCGACGTTGTCACGACGCTCGCCTGA
- a CDS encoding DnaB-like helicase N-terminal domain-containing protein produces the protein MPYTTPDPDEEDDLDRVPAPKPVHYAEQALLGALLLEPARLADTGTLAADHFDNHAHANLFTAIRTLPPPDPDDHAKDITWLNAVLEHARPHAPGLNASYLHALIQFCPQPKHAAAYTRMIRADHARRTLRLHAERLAQTSTDTAGPDPAATVLAQAEALGRVLDDLAGQFAPHPGSLPSTTHPANAARQAGEEALDEERLLLATATAYPAEVQQMRWLAAEDFLLPLHAALWQSVTALVHRGDMVDPVTVLGQAQHRGLLTDSITPRDLISTPAGSPEYWGEKIFQRALLARAHTVAQRITAHTDDPANTPHQLITGSRRALADLNALRARWNRAIAPAPSPTTSAPARSAPLPRAGPPHRPTVTAARAHR, from the coding sequence ATGCCCTACACCACCCCCGATCCCGACGAGGAAGACGACCTCGACCGCGTCCCGGCGCCGAAGCCGGTCCACTACGCCGAACAGGCCCTGCTCGGCGCCCTCCTCCTCGAACCGGCACGTCTGGCCGACACCGGCACCCTGGCCGCCGACCACTTCGACAACCACGCCCACGCCAACCTGTTCACCGCGATCCGCACCCTTCCACCGCCCGACCCCGACGATCACGCCAAGGACATCACCTGGCTCAACGCTGTCCTGGAGCACGCTCGCCCCCACGCCCCCGGCCTGAACGCCTCCTACCTCCACGCCCTCATCCAGTTCTGCCCACAGCCCAAGCACGCCGCGGCCTACACCCGGATGATCCGCGCCGACCACGCCCGCCGGACGCTGCGCCTACACGCCGAGCGCCTCGCACAGACCTCCACCGACACCGCCGGACCCGACCCGGCAGCCACCGTCCTGGCGCAGGCCGAAGCTCTCGGCCGCGTCCTGGACGACCTCGCCGGACAGTTCGCCCCACACCCCGGCTCCCTCCCCAGCACCACACACCCCGCGAATGCCGCAAGGCAGGCCGGCGAGGAGGCACTCGACGAAGAACGCCTCCTCCTGGCGACCGCCACCGCCTATCCGGCGGAGGTGCAGCAGATGCGATGGCTGGCCGCGGAGGACTTCCTGCTGCCACTGCACGCCGCGCTCTGGCAGTCCGTCACAGCGCTGGTCCACCGCGGCGACATGGTCGACCCGGTCACCGTCCTCGGCCAGGCTCAGCACCGCGGACTCCTCACAGACTCCATCACCCCGCGCGACCTGATCTCCACACCCGCCGGCTCCCCCGAATACTGGGGCGAGAAGATCTTCCAGCGTGCCCTCCTCGCCCGCGCCCACACGGTCGCCCAACGGATCACCGCCCACACCGACGACCCCGCTAACACCCCCCACCAGCTCATCACCGGCAGCCGCCGCGCCCTGGCCGACCTCAACGCCCTGCGCGCCCGCTGGAACCGCGCCATCGCGCCTGCCCCCTCACCCACCACGAGTGCACCAGCACGGTCCGCGCCGCTTCCCCGGGCCGGCCCGCCACACCGCCCGACCGTCACGGCCGCGCGAGCCCACCGATGA
- a CDS encoding PQQ-binding-like beta-propeller repeat protein — translation MRDSLSLTNTWLFGAGIDRVVWLRDARSGRLRWRTSVGKASSPDKGSQPHYPQLIVAKGQVLFGGGNGDSTGEVIALCAADGKHMWRRTLPGKQVFEIARSGDVVVAATQESIFGLSATTGKILWQAEVYQGRQIVPHGETLILLHQGGDSFGAAGLDRKTGKVLWSESILGTNSVEFRVAGDLVHVIGSRAVEEGQDDGTTLFVPTPGEVRTVSTESNHVQWTRTLQPLSASSSLAGEGFLYLSSGDRLLALNSDTGKTAWSIPLPEPEISPEMILHDGLLIVRFPVPDDGTYPVLGLDPKTGKERWRLEIELTAELISGPPGMVLTNTAGAKVIAIDTTVGEVIWSTPMKGAVQIAAADLVYAHDGEEITVYDVATGDLLYG, via the coding sequence TTGCGCGACTCACTTTCCCTGACCAACACTTGGCTGTTCGGGGCGGGGATCGACCGCGTCGTGTGGCTACGGGACGCACGTAGCGGCCGCCTTAGATGGCGCACCTCCGTGGGTAAGGCCAGCAGCCCGGACAAGGGTAGTCAGCCTCACTACCCGCAATTGATCGTGGCCAAGGGACAGGTCCTGTTCGGAGGTGGAAACGGGGATTCGACTGGCGAGGTGATAGCGCTCTGTGCAGCCGATGGGAAACACATGTGGCGCCGAACGCTTCCTGGGAAACAGGTCTTTGAGATCGCCAGATCTGGTGATGTTGTCGTAGCGGCCACTCAAGAATCTATATTCGGGTTGTCCGCGACGACGGGCAAGATCCTCTGGCAGGCCGAGGTCTACCAGGGGCGGCAGATTGTGCCGCACGGCGAGACGCTGATCCTCCTCCATCAGGGCGGCGACTCATTCGGGGCGGCGGGGCTAGACCGGAAGACCGGAAAGGTACTTTGGTCTGAAAGTATCCTGGGCACAAATTCGGTGGAGTTCAGGGTGGCCGGCGATCTGGTTCACGTGATCGGCTCTCGAGCTGTCGAGGAAGGCCAGGACGATGGGACAACTTTGTTCGTGCCCACTCCGGGGGAAGTGCGCACAGTCTCCACCGAAAGTAATCACGTCCAGTGGACTCGAACACTGCAGCCTCTGAGTGCATCTTCGTCACTTGCGGGCGAAGGTTTCCTCTATCTGTCTTCTGGGGACCGACTGCTGGCCCTGAATAGTGACACGGGTAAGACGGCCTGGTCCATTCCGCTACCGGAGCCGGAAATTTCGCCAGAGATGATTCTTCACGACGGTCTCCTTATCGTCAGATTCCCCGTTCCTGATGATGGTACGTACCCTGTTCTCGGACTCGATCCTAAAACCGGAAAAGAGCGGTGGCGGCTAGAAATTGAGCTGACAGCCGAGCTTATTTCCGGGCCTCCGGGAATGGTGTTGACAAACACTGCAGGAGCCAAGGTAATCGCCATTGACACCACGGTTGGCGAGGTTATCTGGTCGACGCCGATGAAAGGTGCGGTTCAGATTGCTGCAGCCGACTTGGTGTATGCGCATGACGGGGAAGAGATCACTGTTTACGACGTCGCCACTGGTGATCTGCTTTACGGCTGA
- a CDS encoding site-specific integrase, translated as MTGLAEEVLADPVGLVVRLVGNVEKHLSAEHVRDIVLAVVRARAGRRSLAQALHDDPSLLRTGQPPAPYCVAKLLMALHDAGAQNVALPCCGECGRACRYVGSSTGGRWGCSPCLDKPAVCACCHEERRVTSRDRNGEPRCANCPDTDGDPLRELTELITGFDPALDTDAVLAALGRATVRPAGQRRLAWAVVARPELLTGAGYEAPTPAALRFINELVDAGATKVVRPACPRCHEVKALSKLLEGKRICRACFARHAAVPCFGCGAVREPATRDAEGRPLCPNCMIRQPANLEECVGCRRRKPVANRLPDGPRCQNCRPRITAECGICGRTALCDMSRATGQPWCDRCQQRWVACGSCGTVAQARSGTWEAPLCAKCTNPDPNFWGRCPVCTVTWQLSTRSCQRCVLDQRVRDLLGDATGAIRAELVPFHEALTSSERPDVAFAWVSRSQARDLLERIGRDDRPVTHEVLDELPPGKVLAHLRSVLVATGALLPRDERLIALEKWITATVQARSDLAERRILHGYAVWHHLRRLRRRLGEEHATRLQDLNVRCHVIAANNFLDWLTGEGLTLGTCTQTDLERWMADSTVSYRDETGHFVRWSVQHRHAHGLTYGTVRWTGPLGTIDSEKRWADARRLLNDDTLPTPDRVAGLLLILYAQKIATISQLTVDDVHFDGDTVSLTFGTSPIVLPLPLASLVRELVATRRGKAKIGTPEDVRWLFPGGQPGRPLSDDQIGQRLHKIGIRPKQDRSTALFTLATEVPAAILARMLGVHIKVAVQWQQASAGDWAAYAADVSRRARPT; from the coding sequence GTGACCGGTCTTGCCGAGGAGGTCCTCGCGGATCCGGTCGGCCTGGTCGTGCGGCTGGTCGGAAACGTCGAAAAGCACCTGTCTGCCGAGCACGTCCGCGACATTGTCCTCGCGGTCGTACGTGCACGAGCCGGTCGCCGCAGCCTCGCCCAGGCCCTGCACGATGACCCCTCGCTGCTGCGGACCGGACAGCCGCCGGCGCCCTACTGCGTCGCCAAACTGCTGATGGCCCTGCACGATGCCGGCGCCCAGAACGTCGCACTGCCCTGCTGCGGCGAGTGTGGACGCGCATGCCGCTACGTCGGCAGCAGCACCGGAGGACGGTGGGGGTGCTCACCCTGCCTCGACAAGCCGGCGGTCTGCGCGTGCTGTCACGAAGAACGACGCGTCACCAGCCGGGACCGCAACGGCGAGCCGCGCTGCGCGAACTGCCCTGACACCGATGGTGATCCCCTGCGGGAACTCACCGAGCTGATCACGGGCTTCGATCCCGCCCTCGACACCGACGCGGTCCTGGCCGCGCTCGGACGCGCCACCGTCCGGCCCGCCGGGCAACGCCGCCTGGCCTGGGCCGTCGTCGCCCGCCCCGAGCTGCTGACCGGCGCCGGTTACGAGGCGCCCACCCCGGCCGCCCTGCGGTTCATCAACGAGCTCGTCGATGCCGGGGCGACCAAGGTCGTCCGGCCTGCCTGCCCGCGCTGCCACGAAGTGAAGGCGCTGTCCAAACTGCTGGAGGGCAAGAGGATCTGCCGGGCCTGCTTCGCCCGCCACGCGGCCGTCCCCTGCTTCGGCTGCGGCGCCGTGCGTGAGCCCGCCACCCGTGACGCCGAGGGCCGACCGCTGTGTCCGAACTGCATGATCAGACAGCCCGCGAATCTGGAGGAGTGCGTCGGCTGCCGCCGCCGCAAGCCCGTCGCGAACCGGCTGCCTGACGGCCCACGCTGCCAGAACTGCCGGCCGAGGATCACCGCGGAGTGCGGCATCTGCGGACGGACGGCGCTCTGCGACATGTCCCGGGCCACCGGCCAGCCCTGGTGCGACCGCTGCCAGCAGCGATGGGTGGCCTGCGGCAGCTGCGGCACAGTCGCCCAGGCCCGCAGCGGCACCTGGGAGGCGCCGTTGTGCGCGAAGTGCACCAACCCCGACCCCAACTTCTGGGGCCGTTGCCCGGTCTGCACCGTCACCTGGCAGCTCAGCACCCGTTCCTGCCAGCGATGCGTCCTCGATCAGCGAGTACGCGACCTTCTCGGCGACGCCACCGGGGCCATCCGGGCCGAACTCGTCCCGTTCCATGAGGCGTTGACGAGCTCCGAGCGCCCGGACGTCGCCTTCGCCTGGGTCTCCCGCTCCCAGGCCCGTGACCTCCTGGAACGCATAGGACGCGACGATCGGCCCGTCACCCACGAGGTCCTCGACGAACTGCCACCGGGCAAGGTGCTGGCCCACCTGCGCAGTGTCCTGGTCGCGACTGGAGCCCTGCTGCCCCGCGACGAGCGCCTCATCGCCCTGGAGAAATGGATCACTGCGACGGTCCAGGCCCGCAGCGACCTCGCCGAGCGTCGGATCCTGCACGGCTACGCGGTCTGGCACCACCTGCGCCGGCTCCGGCGCCGCCTCGGCGAAGAGCACGCCACCCGGCTCCAGGATCTGAACGTGCGCTGCCACGTCATCGCGGCGAACAACTTCCTCGACTGGCTCACCGGTGAAGGGCTCACGCTGGGGACCTGCACCCAGACGGACCTGGAACGCTGGATGGCCGACTCCACGGTCAGCTACCGCGACGAGACCGGCCACTTCGTCCGCTGGTCGGTACAGCACCGGCATGCCCACGGTCTGACCTACGGCACCGTCCGCTGGACCGGTCCGCTCGGCACCATCGACAGCGAGAAACGCTGGGCCGACGCCCGCCGCCTCCTCAACGACGACACGCTGCCGACCCCGGACCGCGTCGCGGGACTGCTACTGATCCTCTACGCACAGAAGATCGCCACCATCAGCCAACTCACCGTCGATGACGTCCACTTCGACGGCGACACCGTCTCCCTCACGTTCGGCACCTCGCCGATCGTCCTGCCCTTGCCGCTGGCCAGCCTGGTCCGCGAACTCGTCGCAACCCGCCGGGGCAAGGCCAAGATCGGCACTCCTGAGGACGTTCGCTGGTTGTTCCCAGGAGGTCAGCCGGGGCGCCCCCTCAGCGACGACCAGATCGGCCAGCGCCTCCACAAGATCGGGATCCGGCCCAAGCAGGACCGCTCCACCGCGCTGTTCACCCTCGCTACCGAAGTCCCCGCCGCGATCCTCGCCCGGATGCTCGGGGTCCACATCAAAGTCGCCGTCCAGTGGCAGCAGGCATCCGCAGGGGACTGGGCCGCCTACGCCGCCGACGTCAGTCGACGGGCGAGGCCGACATGA